The Gordonibacter urolithinfaciens genome contains a region encoding:
- a CDS encoding HNH endonuclease, whose translation MNDRQRIKTTVQESIDYWSGHVNECGLSVDWSEAETHCWRCGCKRNLERCHIVPHALGGKDEPSNIVLLCHRCHAEGPNVNDPEIMWDWLKAYGVSYYGTFWKIVGMKEYRFIYRHSVLKEAEAILESAGIPVDSPLAQKLFNDHLDRATQEASIHYGQPYFNAATMAGIFRVALKKMAKTLGVDFPSLPEVRDIAHEPWWSELT comes from the coding sequence ATGAATGATAGACAACGCATAAAGACAACCGTTCAGGAGTCGATAGACTATTGGTCGGGACATGTAAACGAATGCGGACTGAGCGTAGACTGGAGCGAAGCTGAAACTCACTGTTGGAGGTGTGGCTGCAAGAGAAACCTGGAGCGATGTCATATTGTGCCCCACGCCCTAGGTGGAAAAGACGAACCATCGAACATAGTTCTTCTCTGCCACCGATGCCATGCAGAAGGACCAAACGTCAACGACCCGGAAATCATGTGGGACTGGCTGAAAGCTTACGGTGTTTCATACTATGGCACGTTTTGGAAAATCGTCGGAATGAAGGAATACCGCTTCATATACAGGCACAGTGTACTGAAAGAGGCGGAGGCCATATTGGAATCTGCGGGAATCCCCGTGGATTCCCCTTTGGCACAAAAGCTTTTCAACGACCATCTCGATAGGGCAACCCAAGAAGCAAGTATTCACTATGGGCAGCCATATTTCAACGCAGCCACGATGGCGGGCATATTCCGCGTGGCTCTCAAGAAAATGGCGAAGACCCTTGGCGTTGATTTCCCTTCGCTGCCGGAAGTCAGGGATATTGCGCACGAACCATGGTGGAGCGAGCTGACGTAG
- a CDS encoding type I restriction-modification system subunit M, with translation MNKQQLAAKIWASANEMRSKIEASEYKDYILGFIFYKFLSEKEESWLHGQGFEDADMVSVTEADPDIVGFVRPNLGYFIAYEHLYSTWLAKGSDFDVSDVTDALSAFSRLVDPHHRHVFDRIFETLETGLSKLGDTSGARTKAISSLLHLIKDIPMDGRQGYDVLGYIYEYLISNFAANAGKKAGEFYTPHEVSLLMSEIVAHHLRDRHEIQIYDPTSGSGSLLINIGQAVARQMGSEGRIKYYAQELKENTYNLTRMNLVMRGIDPANIVTRNGDTLADDWPWFEEGHPETYEPLFVDAVVSNPPYSQRWDAPDAPDPRFDDYGIAPKSKADYAFLLHDLYHLQPDGIMCIVLPHGVLFRGGEEGQIRRNLVESDKIDAIIGLPANIFFGTGIPTIVMVLRKTRERDDILIIDASKGYVKEGKNNKLRASDIRRIVDAYEARGDQDRYCRVVRKDDVRANDYNLNIPRYVDSSERTCGWDIYATMYGGIPTSEVDALKHYWRALPGLREELFEQVNPASMRLASEDIESTVRKSKAVGAWREEFAGRFADFEPWLYEELVDEPSLVVRSSEEAQLSSELFSRLEGIDLIDRYDAYQALDDEWQQIAIDLEVLQTEGFDAVRRVDPRMVLKKQRGKDVEVQDGWVGHVLPFELVQRELLAEDAAEVAAMEFRLPVVASEIAEILEGLTDEEKSDAGDAVNESGDAFVASKLKGMAKTLRAEMGDEARSADSLPSRLDAAARFYDEERDLKRRLKEAKSVLDGKSKKAIEELSDDQARLLLSAKWIDPLVRRIETMPDTVIGSLIDDIRALADKYATTYADIDERIRESEHELISILEQLTGNEFDMAGIRELATLLGGDAR, from the coding sequence ATGAACAAGCAGCAGCTAGCAGCAAAAATCTGGGCCTCGGCTAACGAGATGCGATCGAAGATCGAGGCAAGCGAGTACAAGGACTACATACTCGGGTTCATCTTCTACAAGTTTCTTTCGGAAAAGGAAGAGTCGTGGCTGCACGGTCAGGGCTTCGAGGACGCAGACATGGTGTCCGTGACCGAAGCAGACCCCGACATCGTGGGCTTCGTCCGTCCGAACCTCGGCTACTTCATAGCCTATGAGCATCTTTACTCCACATGGCTCGCCAAAGGTTCCGACTTCGACGTGTCCGATGTGACAGATGCACTCAGCGCGTTCTCGCGCCTTGTTGACCCGCACCACCGGCACGTATTCGACCGCATCTTCGAGACGCTGGAGACGGGCCTCTCCAAGCTGGGTGACACCTCGGGTGCCCGCACCAAGGCCATCAGCAGCCTTCTGCACCTCATCAAGGACATTCCGATGGATGGGCGGCAGGGCTACGACGTTCTCGGTTACATCTACGAGTACCTGATTTCCAACTTCGCCGCCAACGCTGGCAAGAAGGCGGGCGAGTTCTACACGCCCCACGAGGTATCGTTGCTCATGAGCGAGATCGTGGCCCACCATCTGCGCGACCGTCACGAGATCCAGATATACGACCCCACAAGCGGTTCGGGCAGCCTGCTCATAAATATCGGCCAGGCCGTGGCACGACAAATGGGCAGCGAAGGGCGCATCAAGTACTACGCGCAGGAGCTGAAAGAAAACACCTACAACCTCACGCGCATGAACCTTGTGATGCGCGGCATAGACCCGGCCAACATTGTGACGCGAAACGGCGACACTCTGGCTGACGACTGGCCGTGGTTCGAAGAGGGACACCCCGAGACCTACGAGCCGCTGTTCGTGGATGCCGTCGTATCCAACCCGCCCTACTCGCAGCGCTGGGACGCGCCGGATGCACCCGACCCGCGTTTCGACGACTACGGTATCGCGCCAAAGTCCAAGGCGGATTACGCATTCCTCCTGCACGACCTCTACCATCTGCAACCGGACGGCATCATGTGCATCGTGCTGCCCCACGGCGTGCTCTTCCGCGGCGGCGAGGAGGGTCAGATTCGGCGCAATCTCGTGGAGAGCGACAAGATAGACGCCATCATTGGGCTTCCGGCCAACATCTTCTTCGGCACGGGCATCCCCACCATCGTCATGGTGCTGCGCAAGACGCGCGAACGCGACGACATCCTGATCATCGATGCGTCGAAGGGCTACGTGAAGGAGGGAAAGAACAACAAGCTCCGCGCCTCCGACATCCGGCGCATTGTGGACGCCTACGAAGCCAGGGGCGACCAGGACCGCTACTGCCGAGTGGTGAGAAAAGACGATGTGCGGGCCAACGACTACAACCTGAACATTCCGCGCTACGTTGACTCCTCCGAGCGAACGTGCGGCTGGGACATCTATGCCACCATGTACGGTGGTATACCCACATCCGAAGTGGATGCGCTCAAGCACTACTGGCGCGCGTTACCAGGTCTACGCGAGGAGCTGTTCGAACAGGTCAACCCCGCAAGTATGCGTCTGGCGAGCGAGGATATTGAATCGACCGTCCGCAAGAGCAAGGCCGTAGGTGCCTGGCGCGAAGAGTTCGCCGGACGTTTTGCGGACTTCGAGCCGTGGCTTTACGAGGAGCTGGTAGACGAACCGTCGCTTGTTGTCCGCAGCTCCGAGGAGGCACAATTGTCCTCGGAGCTGTTCAGTCGCCTCGAGGGTATCGATTTAATCGACCGTTACGACGCCTACCAGGCGCTCGATGACGAGTGGCAGCAGATTGCCATTGATCTCGAAGTGCTGCAGACCGAGGGCTTCGACGCGGTGCGGCGCGTAGACCCACGTATGGTCTTGAAGAAGCAGCGCGGCAAGGACGTCGAGGTGCAGGACGGATGGGTCGGACATGTCCTGCCCTTCGAGCTGGTGCAGCGGGAACTGCTCGCCGAGGATGCGGCGGAAGTGGCCGCGATGGAGTTCAGGCTTCCCGTTGTCGCATCTGAGATCGCGGAGATCCTGGAAGGTCTGACCGACGAGGAGAAGTCGGACGCAGGAGACGCTGTCAACGAGTCGGGCGATGCCTTCGTCGCATCCAAGCTCAAGGGGATGGCCAAAACCCTGCGTGCCGAGATGGGTGACGAGGCGCGCTCTGCGGACTCGCTGCCAAGCCGACTTGATGCAGCGGCGCGGTTCTACGATGAGGAGCGCGACTTGAAACGCCGGCTCAAGGAGGCAAAGTCGGTGCTCGACGGCAAGTCGAAGAAAGCCATCGAAGAGCTTAGCGACGACCAAGCGCGTTTGCTGCTTTCGGCAAAATGGATTGATCCGCTTGTCCGACGTATCGAAACCATGCCGGATACTGTCATCGGATCGCTTATCGACGACATCCGCGCTCTAGCTGACAAATATGCCACGACCTATGCTGATATAGACGAGCGGATCCGCGAGTCTGAACATGAACTTATTAGCATACTGGAACAGCTCACCGGTAACGAGTTCGACATGGCTGGTATCCGAGAGCTCGCCACGCTGCTGGGCGGTGATGCTCGATGA
- a CDS encoding peptide deformylase, which yields MIRPIMTNRMFLSLPSSAATAADAQTAQDLLDTLAAHAHECVGMAANMIGTAKRIIVFDDGGTQRVMFNPEIVSRSGAYEAEEGCLSLPGSRRATRHRTIKVRFEDRDFQPREQTFTGFTAQIIQHEIDHCNGILI from the coding sequence ATGATCAGGCCCATCATGACGAATCGGATGTTCCTCTCGCTGCCCTCATCGGCCGCCACGGCGGCCGACGCGCAGACGGCGCAGGACCTGCTCGACACGCTCGCGGCACACGCCCACGAATGCGTCGGCATGGCGGCCAACATGATCGGCACGGCCAAGCGCATCATCGTCTTCGACGACGGGGGCACACAGCGCGTCATGTTCAACCCGGAAATCGTCAGCCGCTCTGGCGCGTACGAGGCCGAGGAGGGCTGCCTGTCGCTTCCTGGCAGCCGCCGCGCGACGCGCCACCGCACCATCAAGGTGCGTTTCGAGGACCGAGACTTCCAACCGCGCGAGCAAACGTTCACCGGCTTCACCGCGCAGATCATCCAGCACGAGATCGACCACTGCAACGGCATTTTGATCTGA
- the mcrC gene encoding 5-methylcytosine-specific restriction endonuclease system specificity protein McrC: MIRIQNIYHMLAYAFQVLRGRGYRDVATEQFDNAAELCAAILSRGISSQIKRGLGREYMDRTEAISSLRGKIEVSESVKTRSVMRRQMICAYDEFSVDTRMNGILKATCRLLLHADISKARKKELRSLMVFFSDVRDVDLATVDWHMRFDRNNQTYRMLMGVCWLVAKGLLQTQADGSAKLMDFFDEQRMSRLYEKFILEYYRQEHPELAAQASCIGWALDDDFDDLLPTMKSDVMLCHGGAVLIIDAKYYSCTTQRRFDKRSIHSGNLYQIFAYVKNKEAELAEVPHTVSGLLLYAKTDEEIQPDGVYRMSGNRISVRTLDLGLPFESIRMQLDEIAETHFAREAHCSDVG; encoded by the coding sequence ATGATCCGCATTCAGAATATCTACCACATGCTGGCGTATGCTTTCCAGGTGCTGAGAGGGCGGGGTTACCGCGACGTTGCAACCGAGCAGTTTGACAACGCAGCGGAGCTTTGCGCGGCCATCCTTTCGCGAGGCATAAGCTCGCAGATCAAACGCGGGTTGGGGCGCGAGTATATGGACCGTACCGAGGCGATCTCATCCCTGCGGGGCAAGATCGAGGTGTCTGAGTCGGTGAAGACGCGCAGCGTGATGCGCCGACAGATGATATGCGCCTATGACGAATTCAGCGTGGACACGCGCATGAACGGCATCCTCAAGGCGACGTGCAGGTTGCTTCTTCACGCCGACATAAGCAAGGCTCGCAAGAAGGAACTCAGGAGCCTGATGGTCTTCTTTTCCGATGTGCGCGACGTTGACCTCGCCACGGTAGATTGGCATATGCGTTTCGATCGGAATAACCAGACATACCGCATGCTCATGGGCGTGTGCTGGCTTGTTGCCAAAGGGCTGCTCCAGACGCAGGCAGATGGAAGTGCCAAGCTCATGGACTTCTTTGACGAGCAACGCATGAGCCGTCTGTATGAAAAGTTCATCCTGGAATACTATCGGCAGGAGCATCCGGAGCTTGCCGCTCAAGCTTCTTGTATCGGTTGGGCTCTCGACGATGATTTCGACGACCTGTTGCCAACGATGAAGAGCGATGTCATGCTTTGTCACGGGGGCGCTGTGCTCATCATCGACGCGAAGTACTACTCATGCACGACCCAGCGGCGGTTCGACAAGCGCAGCATCCATTCAGGCAACCTATATCAGATCTTCGCCTACGTGAAGAACAAGGAGGCCGAGCTTGCCGAAGTGCCGCATACTGTATCGGGCCTGCTGCTCTACGCCAAGACGGACGAAGAGATTCAGCCCGATGGGGTCTACCGGATGAGCGGCAACCGCATAAGCGTGCGCACGCTCGATCTGGGATTGCCGTTCGAAAGCATACGCATGCAGCTTGACGAAATCGCGGAGACGCACTTTGCGAGGGAGGCGCACTGCTCGGACGTTGGTTGA
- a CDS encoding TOTE conflict system archaeo-eukaryotic primase domain-containing protein: protein MDDGSPQAARTLIAGVEYRFVEKLASATVDGEVVVCEALDGARRYATCETWEAGRARFEASRLADEGVVTSASSSAEKLALFNSLFAMRSDVHAKSYFNKKTGRVGYTPACANEWKGSVCGKPRVKCADCANREFLPLDDAALLAHFRGSGRDGVGIVAGYPLVDDDKMRVLAADFDKDDWQQAVGAFRSVCEREGVPVAIERSRSGNGAHAWMFLGEPVAASDARKLGCALLTRAMRVDPRHA, encoded by the coding sequence ATGGACGATGGTTCGCCGCAGGCCGCACGCACGCTGATCGCCGGCGTCGAGTATCGCTTCGTCGAGAAGCTGGCTTCGGCGACGGTCGATGGCGAGGTCGTGGTGTGCGAGGCTCTCGACGGCGCGAGGCGCTACGCGACCTGCGAAACGTGGGAGGCGGGGCGCGCTCGTTTCGAGGCGAGCCGGTTGGCGGACGAAGGCGTCGTGACCTCGGCGAGCTCATCCGCCGAGAAGCTCGCGCTGTTCAACTCGCTGTTCGCCATGCGCAGCGACGTGCACGCGAAAAGCTACTTCAACAAGAAGACGGGGCGTGTCGGCTACACGCCCGCATGCGCCAACGAGTGGAAGGGCAGCGTGTGCGGAAAGCCCCGCGTCAAGTGCGCGGACTGTGCGAACCGCGAGTTCTTGCCGCTCGACGACGCTGCGCTGCTGGCGCATTTCCGAGGCTCGGGACGGGATGGCGTGGGAATCGTCGCGGGTTATCCGCTTGTTGATGACGACAAGATGCGCGTGCTCGCGGCCGACTTCGACAAGGACGACTGGCAGCAGGCGGTGGGCGCGTTTCGGAGCGTGTGCGAGCGGGAGGGCGTGCCCGTCGCCATCGAACGCTCGCGGTCGGGCAACGGCGCGCATGCGTGGATGTTCCTCGGCGAGCCGGTGGCCGCATCGGATGCCCGAAAGCTCGGATGCGCCCTGCTGACGCGCGCGATGCGGGTCGATCCGAGGCATGCTTAA
- a CDS encoding peptide deformylase, with translation MIKELVTDEAILSQPCEPATAEDAAVAQDLLDTLASLDEAACLAANQIGVAKAVVVYHDEDEQPHVMYNPVLKQALGAYKTVEGCLTLEAESKVTRYERVKVVYDELVDGALVSRKRDFTGWTAELIQHMIDHCKGKLV, from the coding sequence ATGATCAAAGAACTCGTGACCGACGAAGCCATCCTCTCGCAGCCGTGCGAGCCCGCCACCGCCGAGGACGCCGCCGTGGCGCAGGACCTGCTCGACACCCTCGCCTCGCTCGACGAGGCGGCGTGCCTGGCGGCCAACCAGATAGGCGTGGCGAAGGCCGTCGTCGTCTACCACGACGAGGACGAACAGCCGCACGTCATGTACAACCCGGTTCTCAAGCAGGCGCTCGGCGCGTACAAGACGGTCGAGGGCTGCCTCACCTTGGAGGCCGAGTCCAAGGTCACCCGCTACGAGCGCGTCAAGGTGGTCTACGACGAGCTGGTGGACGGCGCCCTGGTCAGCCGCAAGCGCGACTTCACCGGCTGGACCGCCGAGCTCATCCAGCACATGATCGACCACTGCAAGGGCAAGCTGGTCTGA
- a CDS encoding helix-turn-helix domain-containing protein encodes MNQIATGTFIARKRKELNLTQAQLAERLSISSKSVSKWERGKCMPDYAVVNELCEALGITVSELLDGEENERENLRMYDNDQMIEMLARIQRLESQRITIIAIALIVMGLVLLALSPLFGGSDLTDFISGVLFGIGIGTTLIGVFLATRSVFAYLGQEK; translated from the coding sequence GTGAACCAGATAGCAACCGGCACGTTCATCGCCCGCAAGCGCAAGGAGCTCAACCTCACTCAGGCGCAGCTAGCGGAGCGCCTCAGCATCTCGAGCAAGTCCGTCTCGAAATGGGAGCGCGGCAAGTGCATGCCCGACTACGCCGTGGTGAACGAGCTGTGCGAAGCCCTCGGCATCACCGTGAGCGAGCTGCTCGACGGCGAGGAGAACGAGCGCGAGAACCTGCGCATGTACGACAACGACCAGATGATCGAGATGCTCGCACGCATCCAGCGCCTCGAGAGCCAGCGCATCACCATCATCGCCATCGCGCTCATCGTGATGGGCCTCGTTCTTCTGGCCCTCTCGCCCTTGTTCGGCGGCTCGGATTTGACCGACTTCATCAGCGGCGTGCTGTTCGGCATCGGCATCGGCACGACCCTCATCGGCGTCTTCCTGGCCACGCGCAGCGTGTTCGCATATTTAGGACAGGAGAAGTAA
- a CDS encoding restriction endonuclease subunit S — translation MPAIRFAGFTDPWEQRKLGELCSFAKGRGYSKADICDSGVPLILYGRLYTRYQTRIDDVDTFAVEREGSLFSCGNEVIVPASGETAEDIAVASSVRRSDIVLGGDLNVLTPGAELDPDYVALVITYGKAHVELAKRAQGKSVVHIHNDDIADVDFPYPTTREQQAISSLALSFDDLITLHQRKYDKFVVLKKALLEKMFPRDGASVPEIRFAGFTDPWKQRKLGEVADIVFRTVEIEDDKEYQLVTVKRKNAGVVQRSVVKGRDILVKNYQELQTGDFLISKRQVVHGGNGLVPPSLSGAIVSNEYLVLVGNAKISSEFWALLSMTKTMCTCYFLSSFGVDIEKLVFDVDDWKKRQIAIPTQTEQSQICSFFRDLDDLITLHQRKLTLLRNLKAACLEKMFV, via the coding sequence GTGCCTGCCATTAGATTCGCCGGTTTCACTGACCCTTGGGAACAGCGTAAGCTGGGGGAGCTCTGTTCTTTCGCAAAAGGCCGTGGGTACAGCAAGGCCGATATTTGCGATTCGGGAGTCCCGCTGATTCTCTACGGACGCTTGTATACGCGATACCAAACGCGCATAGACGACGTCGATACGTTTGCTGTTGAGCGCGAAGGTTCTTTGTTCTCTTGCGGCAACGAGGTGATTGTGCCTGCCTCTGGCGAAACCGCAGAAGATATAGCGGTCGCCTCGTCCGTTCGCAGATCAGATATCGTATTAGGTGGCGATCTGAACGTTTTAACCCCTGGAGCGGAATTGGATCCTGACTACGTTGCACTGGTTATCACGTACGGAAAGGCGCATGTAGAGCTAGCGAAAAGAGCGCAAGGCAAATCGGTCGTTCACATTCACAATGATGATATCGCCGATGTCGATTTCCCATATCCAACGACAAGGGAGCAGCAGGCAATTTCATCGTTGGCGCTCAGCTTCGACGACCTCATCACCCTTCACCAGCGTAAGTACGATAAGTTTGTCGTACTCAAGAAGGCATTGCTCGAAAAGATGTTTCCGCGAGACGGTGCATCCGTTCCCGAAATCAGATTCGCCGGTTTCACTGACCCTTGGAAACAGCGTAAGCTGGGGGAGGTGGCCGATATCGTTTTTCGGACGGTCGAAATAGAGGATGATAAGGAATATCAGCTAGTCACAGTAAAACGCAAGAACGCAGGGGTAGTACAGCGTTCCGTGGTTAAAGGCCGCGATATCCTAGTTAAGAATTATCAGGAATTGCAGACTGGGGATTTTTTAATATCAAAAAGACAGGTTGTCCATGGCGGTAATGGTCTAGTACCTCCATCCTTATCTGGAGCGATAGTTTCAAACGAGTATCTTGTTCTTGTTGGAAATGCGAAAATATCAAGCGAATTTTGGGCTCTTCTTTCCATGACAAAAACAATGTGCACATGCTATTTTTTGAGCTCATTTGGGGTTGATATCGAAAAGCTAGTTTTTGACGTTGACGATTGGAAAAAGCGACAAATTGCAATCCCAACGCAGACTGAGCAAAGCCAAATTTGCTCCTTCTTCCGCGACCTCGACGATCTCATCACCCTTCACCAGCGTAAGCTCACTTTGCTAAGGAACCTAAAAGCTGCGTGCTTGGAAAAGATGTTCGTATAG
- a CDS encoding SufBD protein — protein MGGNGDNAQIELLTERLQGRDNADAHAALKELLALSEATDAVSAHFDTFARLLYAKSAFARTRGFLLIVANARWDAEGRTADIFDDLARLFSDPKPTTARQCVQAAPALAQAQPSLAPRIAEALESVDPGRYPDSTAPLVAADVAAALEAVRALGSTAT, from the coding sequence GTGGGAGGCAACGGCGACAACGCGCAGATCGAGCTCCTCACGGAGCGCCTGCAGGGTCGCGACAACGCAGACGCCCACGCGGCACTCAAAGAGCTCCTCGCGCTGAGCGAGGCCACCGACGCCGTCTCCGCGCACTTCGACACGTTCGCCCGCCTGCTGTATGCGAAGAGCGCCTTCGCCCGCACGCGCGGCTTCCTGCTGATCGTCGCGAACGCACGTTGGGACGCCGAGGGGCGCACGGCCGACATCTTCGACGACCTCGCGCGCCTGTTCAGCGACCCGAAGCCCACCACGGCGCGCCAGTGCGTCCAAGCTGCGCCCGCACTCGCCCAGGCACAGCCGTCGCTCGCACCGCGCATCGCCGAAGCGCTCGAGAGCGTCGATCCCGGCCGCTATCCCGACAGCACGGCCCCGCTCGTCGCCGCCGACGTCGCCGCGGCCCTCGAGGCCGTGCGCGCACTCGGCTCGACCGCCACCTGA
- a CDS encoding AAA family ATPase, whose protein sequence is MVKEHCTWTGFYSRLADKLLTFKNDRRSLMNKLLSLYEGVDMKLPKLDSSSTPADIDPYTVFGLFNKGISDTNRRKIVSAFAEAFGIEADQPKDFQGVPTLNNLNATFYAFKGDGRRGEHDIDNLWRTFEAEIKLAAEDSELNRAEFVEAYDATIGQFGLGWKLTMGLYWVRPYAFVSLDSRNRWYLGDMKTAGPVVASAFPKEKGSPIPSGAEYLAICDVVRSQLGSKDCPYQDFPALSNAAFIESERVNKERKAAAKAADKEAEESALGDAGVETVHYWLYAPGEGASMWEEFYRRGIMGMGWCDLGDLSGYATKEDMQLKLQEVCGGATTQKNSAHAVWQFVHDIKPGDVVFAKRGRTEILGRGVVVGDYEYDEGESRYPNIRKVKWSHKGSWRTGEMFAMKTLTDMTDYPDFLAKIDPFFEDAAVGEEGVVALEYPLYGAEDFLAEVYMDETAYEALTNVLSSKKNVILQGAPGVGKTFVAKRLAYSMMGAKDVDRVMIVQFHQSYSYEDFIEGFRPSAAGFELTKGAFYSFCKKAAEDEDNDYFFVIDEINRGNLSKIFGELFMLIENDKRGPKNKLQLLYSRELFYVPSNVYLIGMMNTADRSLAMLDYALRRRFAFVDLRPGFGSDGFAEYRDGLSSPKFNELVSCVVRLNAAIADDDSLGEGFCIGHSYFCGLRVEDVTDAALSAIVEFELVPLLREYWFDEPSKVREWADALRRAIK, encoded by the coding sequence ATGGTGAAGGAGCATTGTACATGGACAGGCTTCTATTCAAGGTTGGCGGACAAGCTATTGACGTTCAAAAATGATCGCCGCAGCCTGATGAACAAGCTTCTGTCTCTCTACGAGGGAGTCGACATGAAGCTCCCGAAACTCGATAGCTCATCAACTCCTGCCGACATCGACCCTTATACGGTCTTCGGACTCTTCAACAAAGGCATCTCGGATACCAATAGAAGAAAGATCGTCTCAGCTTTCGCGGAAGCTTTCGGAATCGAAGCAGACCAGCCTAAAGATTTTCAAGGTGTTCCTACGCTCAATAATCTCAACGCGACGTTCTACGCCTTTAAGGGGGATGGACGGCGTGGGGAGCACGACATCGACAATCTATGGCGAACCTTCGAAGCCGAGATTAAGCTCGCTGCGGAAGACAGTGAGCTCAATCGCGCTGAATTCGTCGAGGCGTACGACGCGACTATCGGGCAGTTCGGTCTGGGGTGGAAGCTTACCATGGGCCTGTATTGGGTTCGACCGTACGCCTTCGTCAGCCTCGACTCTCGTAATCGCTGGTATCTGGGTGACATGAAAACAGCGGGACCCGTTGTTGCCTCCGCTTTTCCAAAAGAAAAGGGCTCGCCTATTCCGAGTGGAGCAGAGTACCTCGCTATCTGCGATGTCGTTCGCTCCCAACTTGGCTCGAAAGACTGCCCCTATCAGGATTTCCCGGCTCTCTCCAATGCCGCGTTCATCGAATCCGAGCGTGTCAATAAAGAGAGGAAGGCTGCTGCAAAAGCCGCCGATAAGGAGGCCGAGGAAAGCGCGCTGGGCGATGCCGGCGTGGAGACGGTGCATTATTGGCTTTATGCGCCTGGCGAGGGTGCAAGCATGTGGGAAGAGTTTTACCGTCGCGGCATAATGGGGATGGGCTGGTGCGATCTCGGCGACTTGAGTGGCTATGCGACCAAGGAAGACATGCAGCTCAAACTGCAGGAAGTTTGTGGCGGCGCGACGACGCAAAAGAACTCCGCCCACGCAGTCTGGCAGTTTGTCCACGATATAAAGCCTGGTGACGTGGTCTTCGCGAAGCGGGGGCGCACCGAAATTTTGGGACGTGGCGTAGTTGTCGGTGATTACGAATACGACGAGGGCGAAAGCCGCTATCCGAATATTCGCAAAGTTAAGTGGAGTCATAAGGGCAGCTGGCGGACCGGCGAGATGTTTGCCATGAAGACCCTTACCGATATGACCGACTATCCTGACTTTCTGGCCAAAATAGATCCCTTTTTCGAAGACGCCGCCGTGGGGGAGGAGGGAGTTGTTGCGCTCGAATACCCTTTGTACGGTGCAGAGGATTTCTTGGCTGAAGTGTACATGGACGAGACGGCTTATGAGGCTCTTACGAACGTGCTGAGCTCCAAGAAGAACGTCATCTTGCAAGGCGCTCCAGGCGTTGGCAAGACGTTCGTGGCCAAGAGGCTTGCGTACTCGATGATGGGCGCGAAGGACGTCGATCGCGTGATGATAGTGCAGTTTCACCAAAGCTACAGCTACGAGGACTTCATCGAAGGCTTCCGTCCTTCTGCTGCAGGGTTTGAACTGACCAAGGGCGCTTTCTACAGCTTTTGCAAAAAGGCAGCTGAAGATGAAGATAATGACTACTTTTTCGTCATCGACGAGATAAATCGTGGCAACCTCTCAAAAATCTTCGGCGAGTTGTTTATGCTCATCGAGAATGATAAACGCGGACCTAAGAACAAATTGCAACTGCTGTACTCGCGCGAACTCTTCTATGTACCGAGCAATGTTTACCTCATCGGCATGATGAACACAGCGGACCGATCGCTCGCGATGCTTGATTACGCGCTGCGCCGTCGTTTCGCGTTCGTCGACCTGAGGCCCGGGTTCGGTTCTGACGGCTTCGCCGAATATCGCGACGGACTTTCAAGCCCCAAGTTTAACGAGCTCGTCTCATGTGTTGTGCGGTTGAACGCGGCAATAGCTGACGATGATTCTCTGGGCGAGGGCTTTTGCATCGGCCATAGCTATTTCTGCGGACTCAGGGTCGAAGATGTGACTGATGCGGCGCTCTCTGCGATCGTGGAGTTCGAGCTGGTGCCTCTGTTGAGGGAGTACTGGTTCGACGAGCCGTCCAAAGTGCGTGAATGGGCCGATGCGCTGCGCAGGGCCATCAAATGA